A genomic window from Pelorhabdus rhamnosifermentans includes:
- the lpdA gene encoding dihydrolipoyl dehydrogenase: MDYDVAVVGGGPGGYVAAIRAAQLGAKVLLIEKEELGGVCLNRGCIPTKTLLKSAEKWRDLQSLQEFGLQADHIGFDFNRVAGRMKQVVEQIKKGIFQLIKSNKIDIRSGTAKLMASNQISVSNNDAEKQYSARKIILATGSAPMSVPIPGADLDRVIDSNQLLAMTEVPKSLVVIGAGAVGIELAAIFQSFGCEVTVVEMQPRILPNIDEEIVKRMALVYRKQGIKFLTNSRVMSLREDGCEVVVTITKGTDSQEIAAEKVLLASGRSPVVEGLGLDEVGIEYNYKGIKVNNKMETSVAGIYAIGDVTGQVMWAHAASAAGGVAAENAVGGNVTIDYKAMPGCIYTTPECAVVGLTEREALEAGKEIQIDKFNFAANGKAVSLGETDGLVKIIADKITGHVLGMHIFGPHASDLIMEGALAIQNKLSVKEIGHTIHPHPSLSEAVMECALGIYGESVHQVKRRCSHES; encoded by the coding sequence ATGGATTATGATGTGGCTGTTGTTGGCGGTGGCCCGGGAGGATATGTTGCCGCCATTCGAGCGGCTCAATTAGGGGCCAAGGTCTTGTTAATCGAAAAAGAAGAATTGGGCGGAGTCTGCCTGAACCGTGGCTGTATTCCGACGAAAACACTACTAAAGAGTGCGGAAAAATGGCGTGACTTGCAGTCTTTACAAGAGTTCGGCCTTCAGGCCGATCATATTGGCTTTGACTTTAATCGAGTAGCAGGACGAATGAAGCAGGTTGTAGAGCAAATAAAAAAGGGGATTTTTCAGCTCATTAAAAGTAATAAGATAGATATTAGGAGCGGAACAGCGAAACTGATGGCGTCTAACCAAATAAGCGTCAGTAATAATGACGCTGAGAAACAGTATAGTGCCCGAAAAATTATTTTGGCTACTGGATCAGCACCGATGTCTGTGCCCATACCGGGTGCTGATCTTGACAGGGTGATTGATAGTAATCAATTATTGGCTATGACAGAAGTACCTAAGAGTCTGGTCGTTATCGGAGCCGGAGCTGTTGGAATCGAATTAGCAGCTATTTTTCAATCTTTTGGCTGTGAGGTTACGGTAGTGGAAATGCAGCCAAGAATATTGCCGAATATCGACGAGGAGATTGTTAAACGAATGGCTTTGGTTTATCGTAAGCAGGGCATAAAGTTTTTGACTAACAGTCGTGTTATGAGTCTGCGCGAAGACGGCTGCGAAGTCGTTGTGACTATTACCAAGGGAACCGATTCCCAAGAAATTGCAGCGGAAAAAGTTCTGCTGGCTAGTGGCCGCTCTCCCGTAGTTGAAGGTTTGGGACTCGACGAAGTTGGAATTGAATATAACTATAAAGGGATTAAGGTAAATAATAAAATGGAAACCTCGGTAGCAGGTATTTATGCCATTGGAGATGTGACAGGGCAAGTTATGTGGGCTCATGCCGCTTCGGCTGCGGGGGGCGTTGCAGCCGAGAATGCCGTTGGCGGTAACGTAACGATTGATTATAAAGCGATGCCGGGGTGTATCTATACAACACCTGAATGTGCTGTGGTTGGATTGACTGAGCGGGAAGCGCTAGAAGCAGGAAAAGAAATTCAGATTGATAAATTTAATTTTGCAGCCAATGGAAAAGCTGTTTCTCTGGGGGAAACAGACGGGTTGGTTAAAATCATTGCAGATAAGATAACCGGCCATGTTTTAGGGATGCATATTTTTGGGCCCCATGCCAGTGATTTGATTATGGAAGGGGCTCTGGCCATTCAAAACAAATTGTCGGTAAAAGAGATTGGCCATACCATTCATCCGCACCCCAGTCTGTCGGAAGCAGTAATGGAATGTGCCCTTGGGATATATGGCGAAAGTGTCCACCAAGTCAAAAGAAGATGCTCCCACGAATCATAG
- a CDS encoding helix-turn-helix domain-containing protein has product MVSYQEILKLRSLAKSKPVAGKTGLDRMVQNLAGLIINLGPYIETIPEEVIELADLACFPVFELPWKVKLVEVTQEICSCIVMKHLEERSISDFMEQLLLKPVEDAESLIQRALAFNYDLSSMQQVAIVSLRGLPEYRQKQGITEEQGMIVLKMQLKQQVRMVLVRRGKNCLSMAWMDTLVLLMPSGKKTVEARQNVVILAAVVEALNTKFPDLSVAAGLGKRVEELCDVRQSYLQAHKALRLANFKRNSRPVYVYEQLGIYKLLFDIPLEKLRSYYEEIIEPLHEYDTRYKMDLVSSLFVYFEENGNVV; this is encoded by the coding sequence ATGGTTAGTTATCAGGAAATTCTAAAGCTCCGTTCTTTGGCGAAAAGCAAGCCTGTTGCAGGAAAAACAGGTTTAGACCGGATGGTTCAAAATTTAGCTGGACTGATTATTAATTTGGGTCCCTATATTGAAACAATACCAGAAGAAGTAATTGAGTTGGCTGATTTAGCTTGTTTTCCGGTTTTTGAATTACCCTGGAAAGTCAAGTTAGTTGAGGTTACGCAGGAAATATGCAGTTGTATTGTGATGAAACATTTAGAAGAACGTTCTATTAGTGATTTTATGGAACAATTGCTCTTAAAGCCGGTTGAGGATGCAGAAAGTTTAATTCAGCGGGCACTGGCCTTTAATTATGATTTATCCTCAATGCAGCAGGTAGCGATCGTGAGTCTGCGCGGATTGCCTGAATATAGGCAAAAGCAGGGGATAACAGAGGAACAAGGCATGATTGTTTTAAAAATGCAGCTAAAACAGCAGGTTCGAATGGTTTTGGTGCGGCGCGGAAAAAACTGTTTGTCTATGGCCTGGATGGATACTCTTGTTCTATTAATGCCGTCTGGGAAAAAGACGGTAGAAGCAAGGCAAAATGTGGTTATTCTGGCTGCTGTAGTAGAAGCATTGAATACCAAATTTCCAGACTTATCTGTCGCTGCCGGTTTAGGCAAGCGGGTTGAAGAGTTGTGCGATGTGCGGCAAAGTTACCTGCAGGCTCATAAAGCATTGCGTCTGGCCAACTTTAAGCGCAACTCCCGACCCGTTTATGTCTATGAGCAATTAGGAATTTACAAACTACTGTTTGATATTCCACTTGAAAAATTGCGCAGCTATTATGAGGAAATCATTGAGCCGCTTCATGAATATGACACGCGATACAAAATGGATTTAGTCTCTAGCTTATTTGTTTACTTTGAAGAAAACGGCAATGTAGTCTAA
- a CDS encoding lipoate--protein ligase family protein: MLWRILDTGRAGAAANMAIDEAILLAHSRSDVPPTLRFYGWNPSAVSLGYFQQAREAIDLEACRKQGIDVVRRLTGGRAVLHDAELTYSIVIREDVPCIPSTITASYRYFSNVVLAGLDKLGVSAQMSIPRSAYAKTNRKEQVSSAACFDSPSGYEIIYEGRKLVGSAQVRKHGVILQHGSILLDFSPEKLAAVLKFSSSLKRSKMVSVLSNHVISIREILERKVTGEEMRAAMLAAFCSTIGVDNQRGDLTAEERLVSQQLVEKKYGNPAWNYKR; the protein is encoded by the coding sequence ATGCTTTGGCGTATCCTTGATACAGGCAGAGCAGGTGCTGCTGCCAACATGGCTATCGATGAAGCCATTCTGCTGGCTCATAGCCGGAGCGACGTTCCGCCTACATTAAGGTTCTACGGCTGGAATCCATCGGCGGTGAGTCTGGGATATTTTCAGCAAGCTCGAGAGGCTATTGATTTGGAGGCGTGTCGCAAGCAGGGGATTGATGTGGTCAGACGATTAACAGGCGGCCGGGCTGTACTGCATGATGCGGAACTGACCTATAGCATTGTGATTCGGGAAGATGTTCCGTGTATTCCATCGACAATTACCGCTTCTTATCGCTATTTCAGCAATGTAGTGCTGGCAGGACTAGATAAGCTGGGTGTTTCTGCGCAGATGAGCATACCGCGCAGTGCCTATGCAAAAACCAATCGCAAAGAACAGGTATCGTCAGCAGCCTGTTTTGATTCCCCATCGGGCTATGAGATTATTTATGAAGGACGAAAATTGGTCGGAAGCGCTCAAGTCCGCAAGCATGGCGTCATTTTGCAGCATGGATCGATTTTACTTGATTTTTCGCCTGAAAAGTTAGCCGCTGTATTGAAATTTTCTTCTTCTCTAAAGCGCAGCAAAATGGTCAGTGTACTCTCCAATCACGTTATTTCGATTAGAGAAATTTTAGAGCGCAAAGTAACAGGAGAAGAAATGCGCGCTGCTATGTTGGCGGCGTTCTGTTCTACCATTGGTGTTGATAATCAAAGAGGAGATTTAACAGCTGAAGAGCGGTTAGTTAGTCAGCAGTTAGTCGAAAAAAAATATGGGAATCCGGCCTGGAATTATAAACGTTAA